One Bacteroidales bacterium DNA segment encodes these proteins:
- the zupT gene encoding zinc transporter ZupT gives MFSEDILYAFALTLFAGLATGIGSLLAFFTKTTNTRFLSLALGFSAGVMIYVSMIEIFFKARESLAGHLGGDVGYVITVLSFFGGILFIGLIDYLIPSGENPHEVKMVEEMEKGSLARDPRLMKMGFFTALAIAIHNFPEGLATFTAALSDQALGLAIAVAIAIHNIPEGIAVSVPIYYATGSKKKAFLHSFLSGLAEPLGALIGYLILMPFLNPAVFGILFAAVAGIMVFISFDELLPAAREYGKHHWSIYGLIAGMAVMAVSLLLFA, from the coding sequence ATGTTTTCAGAGGACATTCTTTATGCGTTCGCACTTACCCTTTTTGCCGGATTGGCAACCGGGATAGGCAGTTTGCTGGCTTTTTTCACCAAAACCACCAATACACGGTTCTTATCTTTGGCACTTGGTTTTTCTGCCGGCGTGATGATTTATGTTTCCATGATCGAGATATTCTTTAAAGCCAGGGAATCTCTCGCAGGTCACCTGGGAGGGGATGTTGGTTATGTGATTACTGTTCTTTCCTTTTTTGGGGGAATCTTGTTTATCGGTCTGATTGACTACCTGATCCCGTCAGGGGAGAATCCCCATGAGGTAAAAATGGTGGAAGAGATGGAAAAAGGCAGTCTGGCAAGAGATCCCAGGCTGATGAAAATGGGCTTTTTTACTGCTTTGGCTATTGCCATACACAATTTTCCCGAAGGGCTGGCTACCTTTACTGCAGCCCTCAGTGATCAGGCCCTGGGACTGGCCATTGCCGTTGCCATTGCCATCCATAATATCCCGGAAGGGATTGCCGTATCGGTACCCATATACTATGCTACAGGAAGTAAGAAGAAGGCATTTCTGCATTCCTTTTTATCCGGGTTGGCCGAGCCGCTGGGTGCCCTTATCGGTTACCTGATACTCATGCCTTTCTTAAATCCGGCGGTTTTTGGTATTTTGTTTGCAGCCGTCGCCGGTATCATGGTTTTTATATCGTTTGATGAGCTGTTGCCTGCTGCCAGGGAGTACGGCAAGCATCACTGGT